GCTCGTCGTCATCGTTGAGGTGCGGGTAGTGGCTCATCGTCAGAGACTCTACTGCTGAACGGGCCAGGACGGGTCCACGACGGCGTCGGGCTTGGCCCGGCGCAGCCACTGCTGGAAGTCTGCGGCCTGCTCAGCCTTCCAGCCCGCCTGAAGCTCGTGCAGCTGTGCGGCCGGCACCTGCAGCTGCGGGTACTGCTTGGCCAGGCACAGCGCCACCTCCACGGCCGCCTTCGCGTCCGCGGCGGCCGAATGAGCGGCCTCAAGCATCACCTGGTACACCCCGCAGAGGTCACCGAGAGTGCGTTTGCCGCGCCGGTACTTGTCCACCTGCTTATCCATCACCAGGGGGTCGATGACCGGGGTGGGGGAGGGGAAGCCGACGCCGTGCCGGGCTGCCTCGTGCTTCAGGACCGTGAAGTCATACGGGGCGTTCATGGCGACCACGGCGGCCCCGGCCTCGAACTCCTTGGTGAGCTCGACCACCAGCTGCCGGACAGCCTCCGCGGCGGGCATGCCCTCCGCCTGGGCGTACTCGGTGCTGATCCCGTGGATCTCGGTGGTCTCCGGTGGGATCTCCACACCGGGATCCACCAGCCACTCGCGCACCCGCATGCCCTCCGCTCCGGGCTCCAGCTCCACCAGGGCGGCTGAGACGATCCGGGCCTGGGCAGGGTGGCGGGATGTGGTCTCCACATCGAAGCCGACCACCCGCCCGCTGTGCCAGGACTCGGCCGAGGGCGTGATCTCAAACAGGGCGTCGCTCATGCCTCGAAACCCTACAGCGCACCCCGGACGCACTCGTCGGCAAACATCCGCAGGCACGTCACCGGGCGGATCTGCGCCTGACGCGCGCGCCGCTCATCACTGCGCTGAGCGGCCCTGCAGTCCCGTCCGTGCCCGGGCGGTGCGCACCATCGAGCGGACCGGGTCCCAGGCCGGCCGAGCTGGGAATTCGCGGGCGGCGTAGGCGCTTGATGCCGCTTCACACAGGTGTGGCGCTCGCGTAGCGTGGGGCGGACACGGCCGTGCATAAGACGATGAGTGCGTGCTGACCCGAACGAGTGATGAGGTAATTCAGATGTCCCAGGAAACCGCAGCTCCTCAGCCTGACCTGAAGCAGGCCCTGCTGACCGCAGCAGAGGGCGAGACCAAGACCGAAGAGCTGGTCGACGTCGTCAACTCCTTCCTGCAGGCCCAGGTGTACCTGCCCACAGTGGAGCAGGCCTCCGAGGACGGCACCATCAACCCGCTGATGCTGCAGGACACCGAAGAGAACGCGGTGATGCCCCTGTTCAGCTCCGAGGACACCATCCCCGCCGAGTACGCTGAGCGCGCCCCGCACACTGCGGTGGTCTCCGGTGTGGCGATCCTGCAGTCGGTGGACAACGCCGGCATCGTGATCGACCCGGGCACCGAGCACCAGTTCCCGCTGAGCCAGGAGCAGCTGGCCGCGATCCGCGAGCAGGTCAGCCAGGCCGCCGGCGGCGAGGCCGCGGAGTAGGCTCTCAGATGACCTGTTCACCGTGGGGCGGTGGGCCACGTGCCCGCCGCCCCACGGTAGATTTGGGCGCATGACGGACCAGACCCCTGAGACCGAGTACGACCTCTCCGACCTCAAGAGCATCCTGGTTGCTGCTGCGGCCAACGCCGACGCCAACGATAAGCAGTACCTCGATGATGACATCAGCGCGATCTTCACCTCCTTCCTGCAGGTGGTCGTGCACATCCCCAGCGTCAGCGCAGCAGACGACGACGGCTTCGCGCCTCTGCTGATGAAGGGCCTGGACGGCGGCTCGGTTCTGCCGATCTACACCTCTGACCAGGAGATCCCCTCCGAGCTGCGTGAGCAGGTCGAGACGGTCGCGGAGGTGCCGGGCGCCGGCGTCGTGCAGTCGCTGGCGAACATCATGGTCGTCATCGACCACGGCACTGCCCACCAGTTCTTCATCACCTCGGACCAGTGGGCCTGGTTCCGCTCCGAGGTGCTCGAGGGCGGGGAGGGCGAGTGACCTCGGAGATGCCGGGGCGCCTGCGCGGCGTCCCTGAGCTGGTGGCCGCAGCCCTCGCGCAGGAGACGGAGCAGCGGGCCTCCGCGGAGAAGGTCACCCATCTGCTGGCCTACCGGGAGAGGGTCTGGAACGACGCCGAGGCCGCGGCCGCCGCAGCCGGTGCGCAGGGTCCGGAGCTGGACGTCCGCCTGGAGGCGGCCGACGACGGCGTGGCCCGTGACATCGAGGCCGCACTGGGGCCCCGGGGGTACGGCGAGGCGCCGCGTGACCCGGAGACCAGCATCCTGGAGGCCCTCGACGCCGCCGAGTGGGTGCGCGAGGAGAACCCCAGCGCCTGGGCGGAGTACGTCGCCGGGCGAACCGACCTGGCTTGGGTGCGCCGCACCTTTCAGAAGGCCCGGGCGCCGCTGCCCGCCGCCGCTGATCCGGAGGCGATGGCGGAGGCCGCGAAGAAGGCCGAGGCCGTTGAGGCGGAGCTGGCGGCCCGCCGGAGCAGCAGGATCCGCAGCTGTGTGCTGCTGTTCGCCCTCGGCGACGCCTGGGGGCGGACCACCGAGTTCACCAGCGACTACGAGCAGCTTCTCGCCAGCCCGCCCCCGGTGCCGCAGGAGCTGAAGGTCACCGATGACACGCAGATGGGCCTCTGCACGCTCGAGGCCATCAGGACCCTGCGCCGCCGCGGCATCACCCTGGAGGTCCTCTCCACGGACGCGGGGCTGCAGAACACGGTGCGCCGGGCGTTCGCCGACGCCTACCTGGAGTTCGCCCACGACCCCGACAACGACCGTGCTCCCGGCGAGACGGTGATGACCGCGCTGGCCGGCTATGAGGCCGCCATGGACAAGATCACCGGGGACGAGGGCGCGGACAACAGCAGCCTGGGCAGCGGCACCATCATGCGCACTCCCTGGCTGGGGCTCCTGCCCTACACCCGGTCCACCCTGATGAGCCTGGCGGTGCTGCAGTCGCAGACCACCCACGGCCACCCGAAGGGATGGGCCGCCTCGGCGGTTCTGACCCTGCTGGTGAGCGACCTGCTCAACGGCCGGGTCTCCGCGCCCGCCCATCCGGAGCTGCTGTTCCACGCGGTGAGGGTCATCGACGAGATCCGTGACATGGACTCGCCGCTGGCGGAGGCCATGGGCGAGGACCTCGATGCCCTGGAGCGGGATCTGCTGGGCTTCGCTGCCCGCTGGTACGCCGTGGAGAGGACCCTGGACCCGTCCGGCGAGCAGCAGGCGGATGTGAACACGGTCTTCGGCGAGGGCTGGACCGCGGACGAGACCCTGTTCAACGTGCTCGGCGTCGCCTCGCTCTACGCCGAGGAGACCGTCATTCCGGCGATCAGACGGTTGGTGATGACCCGGGGAGACTCGGATTCGATCGCGGCGGTGGGCGGTGCCGTCATCGGCCTGCAGCATCCGCGGAACCGTGCCGCCCTGGACATGATCCGGGGTCGGCTGGAGCCGCGGTACCGCAAGGAGCTCGACGCCGCCGCCGAGTTCCTCGTCACCCACCACCTGTAGGGGCGTCCGGCCCCGGAGCGGGGCTGCCGCGGTCGATGTCAGAGGCTCCCGCTACGGTGGTGGTCGATGAGAGAGGCGGCAGAATCCAGGAGGGGCGAGATGACTGACAGGCTTGTGCGGGACGCCGACCAGGAGCAGGTCCTGCAGCTGCTGGGCACCGGGCACGGCCCTCTGCTGGCCTGGGGCGGGCCCGGCACCGGGAAGACGAGCCTCACGGAGGAGCTCGCCCTGCGGTTCCTCGCGCAGGGCCACGACGCCCGGCGGCTGCTGGTGCTCTCACCCACCCGCGCGTCTGCGGCAGGGCTGCGGGAGCGCATCGAGAGTCGCTGGGCGGCAGAGGCACCTGACGCCGCGCTCAGCGACCAGCCCTCCCGCTCGTTCGCCTCCTACGCGTTCTGGCTCCTCGGGGAAGCACGACGGCGCCGCATCCTCAGCTTCGCCGCCCGCGCGCCCCGGCTGCTCTCCGGGGCCGAGCAGGACCGCATCATCCGCGACATCCTCGCCGAGATGGACACCGCGGAGGCTGAGCACTGGCCCGGCTCACTCACCGAAGCCGCCTCCGCCGACGGGTTCCGCAAGGAGATCCGCGAGCTCATCGACCGCACCGCCGAGCACGGCATCACCCCCGAACAGCTCACCGCGCTCGGCCAGCAGCACGGCAAGCCCGAATGGGAAGCCGGAGCCGAGGTGTATCGCCGGTACCGGGAAGCACTCGACAGTCCCGCCTACGCCGATGCCTTCGACCCCGCGGGGCTCATCAACGCCGCCGTGGAGCTCCTCCGGGACAGCCCCGAGCTGCTCAGGGCCGAACGTGAGCGCCTCCAGCTCATCCTCGTCGACGATCTCCAGGAGGCGGGCGCCAGCACCTTCCGGCTCCTGCGGCTCATCGGCGCCGGCCGCGCGGTCATCGCCTTCGCGAATCCGGACGCCGCCGTCCAAGGGTTCCGAGGTGCCCGGCCCGACAGGCTCCGCCCGTGGACAGCCTTCGGACAGGCCGGCTCCATGCAGCCCGACGCCGCTGCCGGCCTGCCCGGCAGCGAGGCCAGCACCCTTACGCTGCGCACCAGCCACCGGCTCAGCCCCGGCCTCAGCGAGATCTACACCCGCACCGTCCAACGCATCGGCGCGGTCGGCCCCGCCGAGCTGCGGAGGCCCTACGAGCAGGTGAGCTCCGCCGAGAGGGGCAGCGCCGCCCAGGCAGCCGAGGCCGTCACCGCAGCCAGCGGGCATGTTGCCGAGCAGGCTGTCATCGCCGAGATCCTCGACCGCTACGACGACGCCCATGTTCCCTTCGGAGAGATCGCCGTCATCGCCCGCAACGGGGCCGCCGCCCACCATCTCGGCCAGGTCCTCCGCGCCCACAGCATCCCCGTGCTCCAGCCGATGAGCGAACGAGTGCTCAAGCAGGAGCCCGCCGTCGCCCCCCTGCTGCGGATCCTCGAGCTCGTCACCGCCCATACCGTCCCGTTCGCGGATCCCGAGCAGAGCACCGGCCTGCAGGTGCCGCTCGAAGACCTCATCGAGCTTCTCAGCAGCCGGTACGGCGACACTGACCCGCTCAAACAGCGCAGGCTGCGACAGCTGCTGCGCCAGGCCGAACGGCGCCGCGCCCAGCAGACCGGCGAATCGCCCCGAGAATCCGACGCGCTCCTCCTCGAAGCCGGCAGCAGCCCCGAGTCACCGGTGCTGCGCGCCGTCGCCGACGAGTTCCCCGGCATCGCCTACGGGATCAGCCGCATCGCCCGGATGGTCCGCGCCGCCCGCGACGTGGTCGAGGCAGCTCCCCAAGCCGCCGGGCCGGAAGAAGTCCTCTGGGCCGCCTGGGAAGCTGCCGCCGTCTCCGAACGCTGGGCGGAGACCACCCGCGGCACCGGGTGGGAAGCCGGACGCGCCGATCAGGACCTCGACGCCGTCCTCGCCCTCTTCCACGCCGCCGAACGATTCGCTGACCAGAACCCCCGGGCACTCGCCGCCAGCTTCGCCGACCACATGAACCGGCTCGAACTGCCCATGGACACCCTCGCCGAAGGCTCGGCCCCCGAAGATGCCGTGCGCATCCTCACCCCCGCCACCGCCGCAGGACGCGAATTCGACACTGTCATTCTCACCGGGGTGCAGGAAGGCGTCTGGCCCAACCTCAGACCCCGCGGCCAGCTGCTCGCCAGCACCGACCTCGTCGACGCCGTAGAACACGGCACGGCGCCCGAAGACAGCAGTCACCTGGTCAGGCGCGTACGCACCCTCCAGGACGAATACCGGCTCTTCGCGGCCTCCGCATCCCGGGCGCGCGCCCGCATCTTCGCCATCGCGGTGGAGTCCGAGGAGGAGCGGCCCAGCATGCTCCTCGACCTCATCGCCCCCGCCCACCAGCGCGCCCCAGCGGCCAGCCTCGCCCCGGACCCCCTCACCGGCCCCCGGCTCGTGGCCCAGCTCCGCCGCCATCTCGAAACCCACGGCGAGGACCACGACGCCGCCCAGGCGCTCGCCGCCCTCGCTGAGCACCGCATCAGCGGAGCCGACCCCAGCCACTGGTGGGGCCTCCAGCCGCTCAGCACCGAGGGGCCCATCCTGGACCCCGAGGAAGAGGTGCGCGTATCTCCCTCCAGCGTCGGCAGCGCCGTCGAGGACCCCCTCGGCTGGTTCACCGCCGAAGCCGGCGGCACCGAACCCACCGACTTCAGCCGAATGCTCGGCACTCTCATCCACGAAGTCGCCGAGGCCCACCCCGAAGAGACTGACCCGCAGAGGCTCAGCGAGGCGCTCGCCGCCCGGTGGGACCAGCTCAGGCTCGAGCCCGGGTGGCAGGCCGAGGCCGAATGGGCCCGGGCCCAAGACATGCTCCGGCAGCTCGCCGACTACCACCGGGAGGCCGGGGCCGCCCGCGAGCTGGCTCATGTCGAGCTCAAAGCCGCTGCGGCCACCACGCTGCAGCTGTCCGGCGGAGAGCGTGAGGTCGTCATCAGCGGCATGATCGACCGCATCGAAAGGACCCTCGAAGGCACTCTCTGGGTCATCGACCTGAAGACTGGACGCAGCGCGGCCAGCGCCAAGGCCACCGCCCGGCACGCCCAGCTCGGCACCTACCAGCTGCTCCTCGCCCACGCAGACCTTCCTGAGAACCTGCGGGCGCCCCTGGAAAAGGCCGCGCTGCTCTACGTCGGGGTGAACAAGAACCCCACCACCCGTGAGCAGGACGCAGCGCCCCTGGAGAACCCCCACGCCTGGCCGCACCGGATGCTCCATGCCGCCGCGGAAGCGATGACCGGAGCCAGCTTCGCCGCCCGCCGCAGCCCCGGGGGAGGCTGGACTGGGCCCGGCCAGAGCCCCGGCCCGCTCAGCCCCCTCGCTGAGCAGAACAAGCAGGTCACCCAGCCATGAGCCTCCACACCCCCCGCCCCTCACCCCAGTACACCTCCGCGGAGATCGCCGAGCGGCTCGGAGCCGACCCGCCCACGCCTGAGCAGAAGGACGTCATCGAGGCGCCCCTGGAGCCGGCGCTGGTCATCGCCGGAGCAGGCTCCGGCAAGACCGCCACCATGGCAGACAGGGTCGTCTACCTCGTCGCCAACGGCATCCTCCGGCCTGATCAGGTCCTGGGCGTCACCTTCACCCGCAAAGCCGCCGGGGAGCTGCGCGAACGAGTCGTCGCCAAGCTCACCCAGCTCGTCCAGGCCGGGCTGCTCGACCGCAGCACCCTCATCCCGGAGGGGACCCTCGAGGATGATGTCGTGCTCGACGCCCAGGGGCTCGTCTCCCCCGTCATCTCCACCTACCACTCCTACGCCCAGTCCCTGGTCACCGAGTACGGGATGCACATAGGCCTGGAGCCGGAGGTCGAGCTCATCGGTGACGCCGCCGCCTGGCAGCTCATCACCCCGCTGGTCCGGCGCTACGAGCGCGGCGACGCCTTCGTCGACGCTGGGACCGCTGCCTCCACCCTCCCCAACCAGGTGCTCACGCTCGCCGGAGACTGCGCCGAGCACCTCGTCGCGCCCGAGCAGGTCGCCGAATACCTCCAGGGGGAGCTCGCCCGCGGTGAGCGTCTCTCCGAGCAGAAGGCAAAGCCCCTGACCAGCGGGGAGCAGGGCCTGCTGGACCTGCTGCGCACCCGCGGGGAGCTGCCCGAGCTGGTCCGCCGATATCACCAGGCCAAAGAGGCCGAAGGGCTGATGGACTTCGGCGACCTGCTGCGCCATGCGGTGAGCATCGCCCAGACCGTGCCCGCCGCCGCGGCTGC
The sequence above is drawn from the Nesterenkonia populi genome and encodes:
- a CDS encoding exonuclease domain-containing protein encodes the protein MSDALFEITPSAESWHSGRVVGFDVETTSRHPAQARIVSAALVELEPGAEGMRVREWLVDPGVEIPPETTEIHGISTEYAQAEGMPAAEAVRQLVVELTKEFEAGAAVVAMNAPYDFTVLKHEAARHGVGFPSPTPVIDPLVMDKQVDKYRRGKRTLGDLCGVYQVMLEAAHSAAADAKAAVEVALCLAKQYPQLQVPAAQLHELQAGWKAEQAADFQQWLRRAKPDAVVDPSWPVQQ
- a CDS encoding SseB family protein, translated to MSQETAAPQPDLKQALLTAAEGETKTEELVDVVNSFLQAQVYLPTVEQASEDGTINPLMLQDTEENAVMPLFSSEDTIPAEYAERAPHTAVVSGVAILQSVDNAGIVIDPGTEHQFPLSQEQLAAIREQVSQAAGGEAAE
- a CDS encoding SseB family protein, with protein sequence MTDQTPETEYDLSDLKSILVAAAANADANDKQYLDDDISAIFTSFLQVVVHIPSVSAADDDGFAPLLMKGLDGGSVLPIYTSDQEIPSELREQVETVAEVPGAGVVQSLANIMVVIDHGTAHQFFITSDQWAWFRSEVLEGGEGE
- a CDS encoding ADP-ribosylglycohydrolase family protein — translated: MTSEMPGRLRGVPELVAAALAQETEQRASAEKVTHLLAYRERVWNDAEAAAAAAGAQGPELDVRLEAADDGVARDIEAALGPRGYGEAPRDPETSILEALDAAEWVREENPSAWAEYVAGRTDLAWVRRTFQKARAPLPAAADPEAMAEAAKKAEAVEAELAARRSSRIRSCVLLFALGDAWGRTTEFTSDYEQLLASPPPVPQELKVTDDTQMGLCTLEAIRTLRRRGITLEVLSTDAGLQNTVRRAFADAYLEFAHDPDNDRAPGETVMTALAGYEAAMDKITGDEGADNSSLGSGTIMRTPWLGLLPYTRSTLMSLAVLQSQTTHGHPKGWAASAVLTLLVSDLLNGRVSAPAHPELLFHAVRVIDEIRDMDSPLAEAMGEDLDALERDLLGFAARWYAVERTLDPSGEQQADVNTVFGEGWTADETLFNVLGVASLYAEETVIPAIRRLVMTRGDSDSIAAVGGAVIGLQHPRNRAALDMIRGRLEPRYRKELDAAAEFLVTHHL
- a CDS encoding PD-(D/E)XK nuclease family protein: MTDRLVRDADQEQVLQLLGTGHGPLLAWGGPGTGKTSLTEELALRFLAQGHDARRLLVLSPTRASAAGLRERIESRWAAEAPDAALSDQPSRSFASYAFWLLGEARRRRILSFAARAPRLLSGAEQDRIIRDILAEMDTAEAEHWPGSLTEAASADGFRKEIRELIDRTAEHGITPEQLTALGQQHGKPEWEAGAEVYRRYREALDSPAYADAFDPAGLINAAVELLRDSPELLRAERERLQLILVDDLQEAGASTFRLLRLIGAGRAVIAFANPDAAVQGFRGARPDRLRPWTAFGQAGSMQPDAAAGLPGSEASTLTLRTSHRLSPGLSEIYTRTVQRIGAVGPAELRRPYEQVSSAERGSAAQAAEAVTAASGHVAEQAVIAEILDRYDDAHVPFGEIAVIARNGAAAHHLGQVLRAHSIPVLQPMSERVLKQEPAVAPLLRILELVTAHTVPFADPEQSTGLQVPLEDLIELLSSRYGDTDPLKQRRLRQLLRQAERRRAQQTGESPRESDALLLEAGSSPESPVLRAVADEFPGIAYGISRIARMVRAARDVVEAAPQAAGPEEVLWAAWEAAAVSERWAETTRGTGWEAGRADQDLDAVLALFHAAERFADQNPRALAASFADHMNRLELPMDTLAEGSAPEDAVRILTPATAAGREFDTVILTGVQEGVWPNLRPRGQLLASTDLVDAVEHGTAPEDSSHLVRRVRTLQDEYRLFAASASRARARIFAIAVESEEERPSMLLDLIAPAHQRAPAASLAPDPLTGPRLVAQLRRHLETHGEDHDAAQALAALAEHRISGADPSHWWGLQPLSTEGPILDPEEEVRVSPSSVGSAVEDPLGWFTAEAGGTEPTDFSRMLGTLIHEVAEAHPEETDPQRLSEALAARWDQLRLEPGWQAEAEWARAQDMLRQLADYHREAGAARELAHVELKAAAATTLQLSGGEREVVISGMIDRIERTLEGTLWVIDLKTGRSAASAKATARHAQLGTYQLLLAHADLPENLRAPLEKAALLYVGVNKNPTTREQDAAPLENPHAWPHRMLHAAAEAMTGASFAARRSPGGGWTGPGQSPGPLSPLAEQNKQVTQP